A genomic region of Candidatus Pseudomonas phytovorans contains the following coding sequences:
- a CDS encoding TonB-dependent receptor, with amino-acid sequence MTPRQPYRFRLKALCLAIAMATLAPLAMAADTTAHTYHLAPGPLADVLARFAASAGVPLSFDPALLKGVQSQGLEGDYSVPEGFARLLDGSGYSLISTDSGGFTLAPRVDLGNALELGATTINSDLAASSDTWQGGQVARSARLGVLGDQPISDVPFSVTSFTAKTIADQQARTLGDVLLNDAAVRQSAGFGNFSQVFTIRGLPLNTDDISYNGLYGVLPRQIVTTEALQRVEVFKGPNAFLNGVAPQGSGIGGAVNLVPKRAEDTPTRHVTLDYATGANIGGHLDLGKRFGEDNRFGARINLAQHDGGTGVHDEAQHSTLVAVALDYRGERLRLSTDLGYQKERINQGRAVIYPTGSKVPRAPSARDNYSQPWTWSQLEDTYGMVNAEYDLNDNWMLYAGAGAKHTRENGEYSSLYVSDENGTARGGYLYPPHDEDNKSAMAGINGRFATGPVSHRVNFGLSGMWGEQRSAYAAVTSANRYDTNLYHPVTVPRPTNTYTGSDLHDPRIVGKNRVKSAAVSDTLGFFDDRVLLTVGVRKQSIGVDGWATATGVRNANYEESVTTPVYGLVLKPWQHVSFYANRIEGLAQGPTAPSSVTNANEVFPPKRSKQVEAGVKLDWDSFGATLGVYRIEQPSTTTYRAAGATQDTFSMDGEQVNKGVELNLFGEPVDGLRLLTGAVFMRTELKNTANGTNDGNRAPGVPRFQYNLGADWDVPGIAGAALNARLLRTGGQYVNASNSLNIPAWTRVDLGGRYRFKMDDNWVTLRANVENVANKAYWASASTSNNYLTQGTPRVLRLSASVDF; translated from the coding sequence ATGACGCCTCGCCAGCCCTATCGCTTCCGCCTCAAGGCCCTGTGCCTTGCCATCGCCATGGCCACCTTGGCCCCCCTGGCGATGGCGGCCGATACCACCGCGCACACCTACCACCTGGCGCCTGGCCCTCTGGCTGACGTGCTGGCACGCTTCGCCGCCAGCGCCGGCGTCCCCCTGTCGTTTGACCCGGCGCTGCTCAAAGGCGTGCAAAGCCAGGGCCTTGAAGGTGACTACAGCGTGCCGGAAGGCTTCGCCCGCCTGCTCGATGGCAGCGGCTACAGCCTGATCAGCACCGACAGCGGCGGCTTCACCCTGGCGCCAAGGGTGGACTTGGGCAATGCCCTGGAACTGGGCGCAACAACCATCAACAGTGACCTGGCGGCCAGCAGCGATACCTGGCAAGGCGGCCAGGTGGCCCGCAGCGCGCGCCTGGGCGTGCTCGGCGACCAACCGATCAGCGATGTCCCGTTCAGTGTCACCAGCTTCACCGCCAAGACCATCGCCGACCAGCAGGCACGCACCCTGGGCGACGTCTTGCTGAATGATGCCGCCGTGCGCCAGTCGGCGGGCTTCGGCAATTTCTCCCAGGTATTCACCATACGCGGCCTACCGCTGAACACTGACGACATCAGCTACAACGGCTTGTACGGCGTGCTGCCCCGGCAGATCGTCACCACCGAAGCGCTGCAACGGGTGGAGGTGTTCAAGGGCCCGAATGCCTTCCTCAACGGTGTCGCCCCCCAGGGCAGCGGCATCGGTGGCGCGGTCAATCTGGTACCCAAGCGCGCCGAGGACACCCCTACCCGCCATGTCACCCTCGACTACGCCACCGGCGCCAATATCGGCGGGCATCTGGACCTGGGCAAACGTTTTGGAGAGGACAACCGCTTCGGTGCACGTATCAACCTGGCCCAGCATGACGGCGGCACCGGCGTCCACGACGAGGCGCAGCATTCCACCCTGGTGGCCGTGGCGCTGGACTACCGCGGCGAACGCCTGCGCCTGTCCACCGACCTGGGTTACCAGAAAGAGCGTATCAACCAGGGCCGTGCGGTGATCTACCCCACCGGCAGCAAGGTACCGCGCGCGCCGTCCGCCCGCGACAACTATTCCCAACCCTGGACCTGGTCGCAGCTCGAAGACACCTATGGCATGGTCAACGCCGAGTACGACCTGAACGACAACTGGATGCTGTATGCCGGCGCAGGTGCCAAGCACACCCGTGAGAACGGCGAGTATTCCTCGCTGTATGTGAGCGACGAGAACGGTACAGCCCGCGGCGGCTACCTTTACCCGCCCCACGATGAGGACAACAAGAGCGCCATGGCCGGTATCAATGGCCGCTTCGCCACCGGGCCGGTGAGCCACCGGGTCAACTTCGGCCTCTCGGGCATGTGGGGCGAACAGCGCTCTGCCTATGCGGCGGTGACTTCCGCCAACCGCTATGACACCAACCTGTACCACCCTGTCACGGTGCCCCGGCCGACCAATACCTACACCGGCAGCGACCTGCACGACCCGCGCATCGTCGGCAAGAACCGCGTCAAGAGCGCGGCGGTGTCCGACACCCTGGGCTTTTTCGACGACCGCGTGCTGCTGACCGTTGGCGTGCGCAAACAGTCGATCGGTGTTGACGGCTGGGCCACGGCTACGGGTGTGCGCAACGCCAACTACGAAGAATCGGTGACCACGCCGGTATATGGCCTGGTGCTCAAGCCCTGGCAGCATGTGTCGTTCTACGCCAACCGCATCGAAGGCCTGGCGCAGGGCCCGACTGCGCCGTCAAGCGTGACCAATGCCAACGAAGTGTTCCCGCCCAAGCGCAGCAAGCAGGTGGAGGCCGGGGTCAAGCTCGATTGGGACAGTTTTGGTGCAACGCTTGGTGTGTACCGCATCGAACAGCCCAGCACCACCACCTACCGCGCTGCAGGTGCAACCCAGGACACCTTCAGCATGGATGGCGAGCAGGTCAACAAAGGCGTCGAGCTGAACCTGTTTGGCGAGCCGGTGGACGGCTTGCGTCTGCTGACCGGTGCAGTGTTCATGCGCACCGAGCTGAAAAACACGGCCAATGGTACCAACGACGGTAACCGTGCCCCTGGCGTGCCGCGTTTCCAGTACAACCTTGGCGCCGACTGGGACGTGCCCGGTATCGCCGGTGCCGCGCTCAATGCACGGCTGCTGCGCACCGGCGGCCAGTACGTCAACGCCAGCAACAGCCTGAACATCCCGGCCTGGACCCGGGTTGATCTGGGCGGGCGCTACCGTTTCAAGATGGATGACAATTGGGTGACCTTGCGCGCCAATGTGGAGAACGTGGCGAACAAGGCTTACTGGGCGTCGGCGTCGACTTCGAACAACTACCTGACCCAAGGTACACCGCGCGTGCTGCGCTTATCGGCCAGTGTTGATTTCTGA
- a CDS encoding FecR domain-containing protein, translated as MAQPIDPLILGEAADWLVQLQSGTASEDDQRAVQAWCQRSAQHAQAWQRAEAILGDFRRLPTPVTGETLRRLSRNGAVSRRQALHRLGLWLLATPAAWLAWRETPWQQWTADARTAVGEQRALTLADGSQVLLNTDTAIDITFDARQRRIDLLAGEILLTSAKDPATPARPLLVRTLHGQATALGTRFSVRIDGGLTRVAVLEGAVDTRPLHAGGLLLKAGERSAFDADRVLPASTLETGDLAWEHGMLLARDMRLADLLLELGRYRPGVLRCHPAVRELKVSGAFPLADTDASLRLLSDTLPVNIQGMTRYWVTVEPQA; from the coding sequence ATGGCACAGCCAATCGACCCGCTGATTCTCGGTGAGGCAGCCGACTGGCTGGTACAACTGCAATCAGGCACCGCCTCCGAAGACGATCAGCGCGCTGTTCAGGCCTGGTGCCAACGCAGCGCACAGCACGCCCAGGCCTGGCAGCGGGCCGAAGCCATTCTGGGTGATTTCCGCCGCCTGCCCACACCGGTTACCGGCGAAACCTTGCGCCGGCTCAGCCGCAACGGTGCCGTCAGCCGCCGCCAGGCCCTGCACCGGCTTGGGTTGTGGCTGCTGGCTACACCTGCGGCCTGGCTGGCCTGGCGTGAAACACCCTGGCAGCAATGGACTGCCGATGCCCGCACAGCGGTCGGCGAGCAACGCGCGTTAACGCTCGCCGACGGCAGCCAGGTACTGCTGAACACCGATACCGCCATCGATATCACGTTCGATGCCCGACAGCGTCGCATCGACCTGCTGGCAGGCGAAATTCTGCTCACCAGCGCCAAAGACCCTGCCACCCCGGCCCGCCCACTGCTTGTACGCACCCTGCATGGCCAGGCCACTGCGCTGGGCACCCGCTTCAGCGTGCGTATCGATGGCGGGCTGACCCGGGTGGCCGTACTTGAAGGCGCAGTCGATACCCGTCCGCTGCACGCCGGCGGCCTGTTGCTCAAGGCTGGCGAGCGCAGCGCTTTCGATGCCGACCGCGTACTGCCCGCCTCTACGCTGGAAACCGGTGACCTGGCTTGGGAGCACGGCATGCTGCTGGCCCGTGACATGCGCCTGGCCGACCTGCTACTGGAGCTGGGACGCTATCGCCCCGGCGTGCTGCGCTGCCACCCGGCCGTGCGTGAGCTGAAAGTATCTGGCGCTTTCCCCCTGGCCGACACCGATGCCAGCCTGCGGCTGCTGAGCGACACCCTGCCGGTGAATATCCAGGGTATGACCCGCTACTGGGTGACTGTGGAGCCACAAGCGTAA
- a CDS encoding sigma-70 family RNA polymerase sigma factor: MPPADPTLNLQVQALYTEHHGWLQGWLGRKLGNACDAADLAHDTFVRLLSRQGNSYFGSEPRALLTHIAKGLVVDRWRRQDVERAYLEAIAHLPEPEVPSPETRWLILETLYRVDAMLREMPARVRQVFLLSQLDGLTYPQIADQLQVSLITIKRDMRTAFLACLSID; the protein is encoded by the coding sequence ATGCCGCCCGCCGACCCTACTCTCAACCTGCAGGTTCAAGCGCTGTACACCGAGCACCATGGCTGGTTGCAAGGCTGGCTGGGGCGCAAGCTGGGCAATGCCTGCGATGCCGCCGACCTGGCCCACGACACCTTCGTGCGCCTGCTCAGCCGCCAGGGCAATAGCTACTTTGGCAGCGAACCCAGGGCCTTGCTCACCCATATCGCCAAAGGCCTGGTGGTCGACCGCTGGCGCCGTCAGGATGTGGAACGGGCCTACCTGGAAGCCATCGCTCATTTACCCGAACCCGAGGTCCCCTCTCCGGAAACGCGCTGGCTGATCCTTGAAACCCTCTACCGCGTCGACGCCATGCTGCGCGAAATGCCGGCGCGGGTGCGCCAGGTATTCCTGCTCTCGCAGCTTGACGGGCTGACTTACCCACAAATCGCCGACCAGCTGCAGGTTTCGCTGATAACCATCAAGCGCGACATGCGCACCGCTTTCCTCGCTTGCCTGAGCATCGACTGA
- a CDS encoding excinuclease ABC subunit UvrA translates to MPPSPSAASGFVRVRGAREHNLKNIDVDIPRDALVVFTGVSGSGKSSLAFSTIYAEAQRRYFESVAPYARRLIDQVGVPDVDAIEGLPPAVALQQQRGTPSARSSVGSVTTLSSSIRMLYSRAGHYPAGQAMLYAEDFSANTPQGACPECHGMGRVYEVNEATMVPDPSLTIRERAVASWPMAWQGQNQRDILVTLGYDVDIPWRDLPQAQRDWILFTEETPTAPVYAGLTPAQTREALKRKQEPSYQGTFMGARRYVLHTFMHSQSAQMRKRVAQFMRPSPCPQCQGKRLKREALGVTFAGLDIAELSNLSLQALAEVFRKVAAADYLTQQQDDLTLEKRLAAQRIANELLERIDTLLDLGLGYLALERSTPTLSSGELQRLRLATQLNSQLFGVIYVLDEPSAGLHPADSEALFEALQRLKHAGNSVYVVEHDLDTMRRADWLVDVGPAAGEHGGTILYNGPPEGLAEVEPSRTRAYLFNAQAQTTREPRQARDWLKLEGITRNNLDNLSAAFPLGCFTAVTGISGSGKSSLVSQALLELVGAHLGHAEQRGEPDEQSLEDEPEQASSGHVSAGLGSIKRLVQVDQKPIGRTPRSNLATYAGLFDHVRKLFAATDQARAQGFDAGRFSFNVAKGRCANCEGEGFVSVELLFMPSVYAPCPTCHGARYNPETLAVSWQGMNIAQVLQLTVDQALQVFADQPPARRCLQVLQDIGLGYLRLGQPATELSGGEAQRIKLATELQRMARGATLYVLDEPTTGLHPQDIDRLLVQLNRLVEGGHSVVVVEHDMRVVAQSDWVIDIGPGAGDAGGKVVVSGPPQRVAGCADSRTAAFLAKVL, encoded by the coding sequence ATGCCTCCAAGCCCTAGTGCCGCAAGCGGCTTCGTCCGCGTCCGTGGTGCCCGCGAGCACAATCTGAAAAACATCGATGTCGATATCCCACGCGACGCTTTGGTGGTGTTCACGGGCGTATCCGGTTCGGGCAAGTCCTCCCTGGCTTTCTCCACGATCTATGCCGAAGCCCAGCGCCGCTATTTCGAATCGGTGGCGCCCTATGCCAGGCGCCTGATCGACCAGGTTGGGGTGCCGGATGTGGATGCCATCGAAGGCCTGCCGCCAGCCGTGGCCCTTCAGCAGCAACGCGGCACGCCAAGTGCCCGTTCCTCGGTGGGCAGCGTGACCACCTTGTCCAGCTCCATCCGCATGCTCTACTCGCGTGCCGGCCACTACCCGGCCGGGCAAGCGATGCTGTACGCCGAAGACTTTTCAGCGAATACGCCCCAGGGCGCCTGCCCCGAGTGCCACGGCATGGGCCGGGTCTACGAGGTGAACGAGGCAACCATGGTCCCCGACCCGTCGCTGACCATCCGCGAGCGCGCGGTGGCGTCCTGGCCAATGGCCTGGCAAGGGCAAAACCAGCGCGACATCTTGGTAACCCTGGGTTATGACGTCGATATTCCCTGGCGCGACCTGCCCCAGGCGCAGCGCGACTGGATCCTGTTCACAGAGGAAACGCCCACCGCACCGGTGTATGCCGGCCTGACCCCGGCACAGACCCGCGAAGCACTCAAGCGCAAGCAGGAACCCAGCTACCAGGGTACTTTCATGGGCGCCCGCCGCTACGTGCTGCATACGTTCATGCACTCGCAAAGCGCGCAAATGCGCAAGCGCGTGGCCCAGTTCATGCGTCCCAGCCCCTGCCCTCAGTGCCAGGGCAAGCGTCTGAAGCGCGAGGCGCTGGGTGTGACCTTCGCCGGCCTGGACATCGCCGAGCTGTCGAACCTGTCTTTGCAGGCGTTGGCCGAGGTGTTCCGCAAGGTGGCGGCAGCGGACTACCTTACACAGCAACAGGACGATCTGACCCTGGAAAAACGCCTGGCCGCCCAACGTATCGCCAATGAGTTGCTGGAGCGCATCGACACCCTGCTCGACCTGGGCCTCGGTTACCTGGCGCTTGAACGCAGCACTCCGACCTTGTCTTCCGGTGAGCTGCAACGCCTGCGCCTTGCCACCCAACTGAACTCGCAGCTGTTTGGCGTGATCTACGTGCTCGACGAACCATCGGCCGGTTTGCACCCGGCCGACAGCGAAGCGTTGTTCGAAGCTTTGCAGCGCCTGAAACACGCAGGCAATTCGGTGTATGTGGTGGAGCACGACCTGGACACCATGCGCCGCGCCGACTGGCTGGTGGATGTGGGGCCCGCTGCCGGCGAGCATGGCGGCACCATCCTCTACAACGGGCCGCCCGAAGGCCTGGCCGAGGTCGAGCCATCACGCACCCGCGCCTACCTGTTCAATGCCCAGGCCCAGACCACGCGTGAGCCCCGGCAGGCCCGCGACTGGCTGAAACTTGAGGGCATCACCCGCAACAATCTTGATAACCTCAGCGCCGCATTCCCGCTAGGCTGCTTTACGGCCGTTACCGGTATATCCGGCTCAGGCAAGTCCAGCCTGGTCAGCCAGGCCCTGCTGGAGCTGGTAGGCGCGCACCTGGGCCATGCCGAGCAACGTGGCGAGCCTGATGAGCAGAGCCTGGAAGACGAACCTGAACAGGCCAGCAGCGGCCATGTGAGTGCGGGCCTTGGTAGCATCAAGCGCCTGGTGCAGGTCGACCAGAAACCGATCGGCCGCACGCCGCGCTCCAACCTGGCCACCTACGCCGGCCTGTTCGACCATGTGCGCAAGCTGTTCGCGGCCACCGACCAGGCCAGGGCGCAGGGCTTCGACGCCGGGCGCTTTTCCTTCAACGTTGCCAAGGGCCGTTGTGCCAACTGCGAGGGCGAAGGGTTTGTCAGCGTCGAGTTGCTGTTCATGCCCAGTGTCTATGCGCCTTGCCCAACCTGCCACGGCGCCCGCTACAACCCCGAAACCCTGGCGGTGAGCTGGCAAGGCATGAACATCGCGCAAGTGCTGCAGCTGACGGTAGACCAGGCCCTGCAGGTATTTGCCGACCAGCCACCGGCGCGCCGTTGCCTGCAAGTGCTGCAGGATATCGGCCTGGGCTACCTGCGCCTGGGTCAACCCGCCACCGAACTGTCCGGTGGCGAAGCGCAGCGGATCAAGCTGGCGACCGAACTGCAGCGCATGGCCCGTGGGGCAACCCTGTATGTGCTGGATGAGCCCACCACCGGCTTGCACCCGCAGGATATCGACCGGTTGCTGGTGCAACTGAACCGCCTGGTCGAGGGTGGGCACAGCGTGGTGGTGGTCGAGCACGACATGCGCGTGGTGGCGCAGAGCGACTGGGTGATCGATATCGGGCCGGGGGCCGGGGATGCCGGAGGCAAGGTGGTGGTCAGTGGGCCGCCACAGAGGGTGGCAGGGTGTGCCGACAGCCGCACAGCGGCGTTTTTGGCCAAGGTCTTGTAG
- a CDS encoding RHS repeat-associated core domain-containing protein, whose amino-acid sequence MQAPASQAIYQQVPVHPDFSLAARSYTPYGFHAAPARPSLGFAGELDGPLPRGYLLGSGKRVYDIGLMRFHSPDVFSPFDRGGVNAYAYCLGDPVNNVDRDGHSPTRIAGQSTGLVWGTVGMLSSLNKASKTIVKRSVAKTNGQPVPKEFDAASRTNNAMIFNGGLASTVTKIPGVVMAFGYPTVGLASEIVCVLGMGAASTAGVFKMRQLVTDMKATLAEARVNRIPLGKLAVESLKEATGWNRLRGQESAILEPLPEKVLLVRWPYTARTQASNSRSARAGKLGSTV is encoded by the coding sequence ATGCAAGCCCCAGCGTCACAAGCGATTTATCAGCAAGTCCCTGTTCATCCGGATTTTAGCCTTGCTGCCCGGTCGTATACGCCTTACGGCTTTCACGCCGCCCCGGCTCGCCCGTCACTGGGCTTTGCCGGCGAGCTGGATGGACCATTGCCACGCGGCTATCTGCTTGGCAGTGGCAAACGAGTCTATGACATAGGGCTGATGCGATTTCACAGCCCGGATGTGTTCAGCCCGTTCGACCGCGGAGGGGTCAATGCCTACGCCTATTGCCTGGGCGACCCGGTAAACAATGTGGATCGTGATGGTCATTCACCCACACGCATAGCAGGGCAAAGTACGGGGTTGGTCTGGGGGACGGTCGGCATGCTGTCTTCGCTCAACAAGGCCTCCAAAACGATTGTCAAAAGGTCGGTTGCCAAGACGAATGGGCAGCCTGTACCCAAGGAGTTCGACGCTGCGAGCCGTACCAACAATGCAATGATCTTCAATGGAGGCCTGGCCAGTACCGTTACGAAAATACCTGGTGTAGTGATGGCCTTCGGATATCCAACGGTCGGGTTGGCAAGTGAAATTGTCTGTGTATTAGGGATGGGGGCAGCGTCGACTGCCGGCGTGTTTAAAATGCGGCAACTGGTGACCGATATGAAAGCGACCCTTGCAGAAGCCAGGGTAAACAGAATTCCATTGGGCAAACTGGCAGTAGAGTCACTGAAGGAAGCCACCGGGTGGAACCGACTGCGTGGCCAGGAGTCCGCCATCCTTGAGCCGTTGCCGGAGAAAGTATTGCTGGTGAGATGGCCTTACACTGCGCGAACCCAAGCGTCGAATAGCCGTTCTGCCAGAGCGGGCAAATTAGGTTCCACCGTGTGA